The following coding sequences lie in one Mycobacterium gordonae genomic window:
- the nagA gene encoding N-acetylglucosamine-6-phosphate deacetylase — protein MTLIQAGTVVVDDEVCRPGWVRIDGRQIVACGTGAPPAPVDVTLPNSIVAPGFIDMHVHGGGGASFGDAPVAAARFHRRRGTTTTLASLVTSAPADLLAAVRLLAEATRQGVVAGIHLEGPWLSVARCGAHDHTQIRPPDPGEIDAVLAAADGTIRMVTLAPELPGSADAIRRFLDAGVVVAIGHTDATYEQTQRALALGATVGTHLFNAMPPMGHREPGPALALLRHPEVTIELIADGVHLHPDVVQAALQWAGPNRVAVITDATAAAGCGDGEYLLGAVPVVAAGGVATVRGTSTIAGSLATMDQLFRSVAGSAGLGSAVRVTATTPARALGLARVGAIRSGFDADLVVLQADFRVQAVMVKGAWQPDLDDDQPAGLVDPPGVC, from the coding sequence GTGACACTGATCCAGGCCGGCACCGTCGTCGTCGACGACGAGGTCTGCCGCCCGGGCTGGGTGCGGATCGACGGACGGCAAATCGTTGCTTGCGGCACCGGTGCGCCACCCGCGCCAGTCGACGTCACATTGCCGAATTCTATTGTGGCGCCTGGATTTATCGACATGCACGTGCACGGCGGCGGTGGCGCGTCGTTCGGCGACGCTCCGGTTGCGGCCGCACGGTTTCACCGGCGACGCGGCACCACCACCACCCTGGCCAGCCTGGTTACCAGCGCTCCCGCCGACTTGTTGGCCGCCGTCCGCCTGCTGGCCGAGGCGACCAGGCAGGGCGTGGTCGCCGGCATCCATCTGGAGGGACCGTGGCTGAGTGTGGCGCGCTGCGGCGCCCACGACCACACCCAGATCCGCCCGCCGGATCCCGGCGAGATCGATGCCGTACTCGCCGCGGCCGACGGCACCATCCGGATGGTCACCCTGGCGCCGGAACTACCGGGCAGCGCCGACGCGATCCGGCGCTTCCTGGACGCGGGTGTCGTTGTCGCCATCGGTCACACCGACGCAACGTATGAACAGACCCAGCGCGCACTAGCCCTGGGCGCCACCGTCGGCACCCATCTGTTCAACGCCATGCCGCCGATGGGTCACCGCGAACCCGGACCGGCGCTGGCGCTGCTGCGGCACCCGGAGGTGACGATCGAACTGATCGCCGACGGCGTGCACCTCCACCCCGACGTGGTGCAGGCGGCGCTGCAGTGGGCCGGCCCGAACCGCGTGGCCGTGATCACCGATGCGACCGCGGCGGCCGGGTGCGGGGACGGTGAGTATCTCCTGGGGGCGGTGCCCGTCGTGGCCGCCGGCGGAGTGGCCACCGTGCGCGGCACCTCGACCATCGCGGGCAGCCTGGCGACCATGGATCAGCTCTTCCGATCGGTTGCCGGCAGCGCGGGACTGGGCTCCGCGGTGCGGGTCACCGCGACCACCCCGGCCCGGGCGCTCGGACTTGCCCGGGTGGGCGCCATCCGCTCCGGCTTCGACGCGGATCTTGTTGTGCTGCAAGCGGACTTCCGGGTGCAGGCCGTGATGGTCAAGGGGGCTTGGCAACCGGATCTCGACGATGACCAGCCCGCCGGACTTGTCGATCCGCCGGGTGTCTGCTAG
- a CDS encoding YhjD/YihY/BrkB family envelope integrity protein, producing the protein MHSAAGTLAAPAPAEPIKTALNLLGIPELSVFPWVLRTVTVLISFLVSWLVVSWVIVRLPRESVDVSTSMRAGLMAAVGFELFEPVGSVYPRMVLRSAAAATFGPLLGRLVFAYLTWVLVLCSTPWAAPTTGAA; encoded by the coding sequence GTGCATTCGGCAGCTGGCACCCTCGCTGCGCCGGCGCCCGCCGAGCCGATCAAAACGGCACTGAATCTGCTTGGAATACCCGAGCTTTCAGTGTTCCCCTGGGTCTTGCGAACCGTCACGGTGCTGATATCTTTCCTGGTGTCGTGGCTGGTCGTCAGCTGGGTCATCGTTCGATTACCGCGGGAGTCGGTTGATGTGTCCACCTCGATGCGGGCCGGCCTGATGGCGGCCGTCGGGTTCGAGTTGTTCGAACCGGTGGGCTCGGTGTACCCGAGGATGGTGCTGCGCAGCGCGGCGGCGGCGACGTTCGGGCCGTTGCTGGGGCGACTCGTCTTCGCTTACCTCACCTGGGTGCTGGTGCTCTGCAGCACCCCTTGGGCGGCGCCCACGACGGGTGCGGCATGA
- a CDS encoding MmpS family transport accessory protein — protein sequence MNARQRTFSITRVLRRTWLLLAVLIVVVVAALGIYRLHTMLRVQSLPPIRIAADDDLPQFAPKRVTYEVFGPAPTAKIAYLDPDARVQRLADTPLPWSQTVETPLPAVTVNLLAQSGSDQIGCRILVNGTVKDERSETGPKALTFCQVTSA from the coding sequence ATGAACGCACGACAGCGGACGTTTTCGATCACCCGCGTTCTGAGACGAACGTGGCTACTGCTCGCCGTCCTGATCGTGGTCGTCGTGGCGGCGCTCGGGATCTATCGCCTGCACACCATGCTCCGCGTACAGTCGCTCCCCCCGATCAGGATCGCGGCCGACGACGACCTCCCGCAGTTCGCCCCCAAACGCGTGACCTACGAGGTTTTCGGCCCCGCACCGACGGCAAAGATCGCCTACCTGGACCCGGACGCCAGGGTGCAACGGCTTGCCGACACGCCGCTGCCCTGGTCGCAGACCGTCGAGACGCCCCTTCCGGCGGTCACCGTCAACCTGCTGGCGCAGAGCGGCAGTGACCAGATCGGCTGCCGAATCCTGGTGAACGGCACGGTCAAAGACGAGCGATCGGAGACGGGCCCGAAAGCGTTGACCTTCTGCCAGGTGACCTCGGCATGA
- a CDS encoding MerR family transcriptional regulator, with amino-acid sequence MTLSGVMELLTLPEFAAAAAEAVRASGAAPDNRQAKAVPAERMVRYYTARGLLPRPGNRGRALIYGRTHLVRLVAIKRLQGRGLSLDEIAERLAAMSSAQVEELAAIPDSALPAGLGDPEPAAEPARAAGAFWRAVPDAAPEAVPDAAPAPTVTPLQAVRLSDTVTLLVDGPLPALDSLRRAAAPLLDLLANPGKESR; translated from the coding sequence ATGACACTGTCAGGTGTTATGGAACTGCTCACCTTGCCCGAATTCGCCGCTGCGGCCGCCGAGGCCGTGCGGGCCTCCGGCGCAGCGCCGGACAACCGTCAGGCCAAGGCCGTCCCGGCCGAGCGCATGGTGCGCTACTACACGGCGCGCGGGTTGTTGCCCCGGCCCGGAAACCGGGGCCGGGCCCTGATCTACGGGCGCACGCACCTGGTGCGGCTGGTCGCCATCAAGCGCCTGCAGGGCCGGGGCCTGTCGCTGGACGAGATCGCCGAGCGCCTGGCCGCCATGTCTTCGGCGCAGGTCGAGGAGCTGGCCGCCATCCCCGACAGCGCGCTGCCGGCCGGACTGGGAGATCCGGAGCCGGCTGCAGAACCCGCGCGCGCGGCCGGAGCATTCTGGCGCGCAGTTCCCGACGCCGCTCCCGAAGCCGTCCCCGACGCGGCTCCCGCGCCGACCGTCACCCCCTTGCAGGCCGTCCGGCTGTCCGACACTGTCACGTTGCTCGTCGACGGGCCGTTACCTGCACTGGACTCCCTGCGCCGCGCCGCCGCGCCGCTGTTGGACCTGCTCGCCAATCCAGGAAAGGAATCCCGATGA
- a CDS encoding sugar porter family MFS transporter, with the protein MARGLLVGLTAASVGVIYGYDLSSIAGALLFITKEFDLTTRQQELVTTTVVIGQIGGALGAGVLADTIGRKKTMVLILIGYALFAVLGAGAVSLPMLLGARLLLGVTIGISVVVVPVYVAESAPAAVRGSLLAGYQLATISGLILGYLTGYFLAEYESWRAMLGLAAVPATLLLPLLARMPDTARWYLLRGRTDDARRALLRLEPESTVDAALADIATALAEDRGGTGGFREMVRPPYLRATLFVVTLGFLVQITGINAIVYYSPRLFAAMGFQGYFALLALPALVQVAGLAAVCTSLFLVDRVGRRPILLSGIAMMIAADVVLIAVFARDPNASGALVLGFGGILLFIIGFSFGFGSLVWVFAGESFPSHLRSKGSSVMLTSNLTANAIVAGFFLTALHLLGGAGVFAMFGAFSVLAFWVVYRFAPETKGRQLEDIRQFWENGGRWPTEAS; encoded by the coding sequence ATCGCGCGGGGTTTGCTGGTCGGGCTGACCGCGGCCAGCGTCGGAGTCATCTACGGTTACGACCTGTCCAGCATCGCGGGCGCACTGCTGTTCATCACGAAGGAGTTCGACCTCACCACGCGCCAGCAGGAGCTGGTCACCACCACCGTCGTCATCGGCCAGATCGGCGGCGCGCTGGGCGCCGGGGTGCTCGCCGATACGATCGGGCGCAAGAAGACGATGGTGCTGATCCTCATCGGCTACGCCCTGTTCGCCGTGCTGGGAGCCGGTGCCGTCTCGCTGCCCATGCTGCTGGGCGCGCGTCTGCTGCTCGGGGTGACCATCGGAATCTCGGTCGTGGTTGTCCCGGTGTATGTGGCCGAGTCGGCGCCGGCCGCGGTGCGGGGTTCGCTGCTCGCCGGCTATCAGCTGGCGACGATCAGCGGCCTGATACTGGGTTACCTGACCGGCTACTTCCTGGCCGAATACGAGAGCTGGCGCGCCATGCTGGGGTTGGCCGCCGTACCCGCCACACTGCTCCTGCCACTGCTGGCGCGAATGCCTGACACCGCACGCTGGTACCTGCTGCGAGGCCGCACCGACGACGCACGCCGCGCCCTGCTTCGCTTGGAACCCGAGTCCACCGTGGACGCCGCGCTGGCCGACATCGCCACTGCGCTCGCCGAGGACCGCGGCGGCACCGGCGGCTTTCGGGAGATGGTGCGGCCGCCCTATCTTCGGGCCACGCTGTTCGTGGTGACGCTCGGCTTTCTCGTGCAGATCACCGGGATCAACGCCATCGTGTATTACAGTCCACGTCTGTTCGCGGCCATGGGGTTTCAGGGCTACTTCGCGTTGCTGGCGTTGCCGGCGCTGGTTCAGGTGGCTGGGTTGGCGGCGGTGTGCACGTCGCTGTTTTTGGTGGACCGGGTGGGCCGCCGCCCGATCCTGTTGTCCGGCATAGCGATGATGATCGCCGCCGACGTGGTACTGATCGCCGTCTTTGCCCGAGATCCCAACGCTTCAGGTGCGCTGGTACTCGGGTTCGGCGGCATACTGCTGTTCATCATCGGATTCAGCTTCGGGTTCGGCTCTCTGGTGTGGGTGTTCGCCGGTGAGAGCTTCCCCTCGCACCTGCGCTCAAAGGGCTCCAGCGTGATGCTCACCTCGAACCTCACAGCGAATGCGATCGTCGCCGGCTTCTTCCTCACCGCGTTGCATCTTCTCGGTGGTGCAGGGGTTTTCGCGATGTTCGGCGCCTTCTCGGTACTCGCGTTCTGGGTGGTGTATCGCTTCGCACCGGAAACCAAAGGCCGCCAACTCGAGGACATCCGGCAGTTCTGGGAGAACGGTGGCCGCTGGCCCACCGAAGCCTCGTGA
- a CDS encoding PE family protein produces the protein MSFVVATPGVMAVSATKLEDIGAALNDAGARAADTIIRVTAAGEDEVSTAIASVFSEYALAYRGVSAQVAAFHAQFVRAAAFAADAYAAADAEFRAWLLARQAARVSLASPQPDLNDTSPAGGGG, from the coding sequence ATGTCGTTTGTGGTTGCCACGCCGGGGGTGATGGCGGTATCGGCGACGAAGTTGGAGGACATCGGCGCTGCGCTGAACGACGCCGGAGCCAGGGCTGCGGACACGATTATCCGAGTGACTGCCGCTGGCGAGGACGAGGTTTCGACGGCCATTGCGTCGGTTTTCTCCGAGTACGCACTGGCCTACCGGGGTGTGAGCGCCCAGGTTGCTGCGTTTCATGCCCAGTTCGTTCGGGCCGCGGCGTTTGCTGCAGACGCATATGCGGCCGCCGATGCCGAGTTCCGTGCCTGGCTCCTCGCCCGGCAAGCGGCTCGAGTCTCGCTGGCAAGCCCCCAGCCGGACCTCAACGACACCAGCCCGGCCGGGGGCGGCGGCTAG
- a CDS encoding MMPL/RND family transporter, producing MTRTEETPDSAPLLSRMIRRFAVLITLLWLGLTAVVNLAIPQLEVVGKARSVSMSPVDSDSIQTIKRVGQLFHEFDSDYAVTIVLESGKPLGDDAHRFYKAVIDKLSADTRHVAHIQDFWGDPLTAAGSQSPDDKAAYVVVYLVGSGETAAYDSVHVVRHSVESIPPPRGIKAYVTGPTALNADQAEAGDQSIARVTLITSLVIAAMLLLIYRSVVTMILVLIMVGINLGAIRGVVAFLAYHHIFGLSTLAVNLLTLLAIAASTDYAIFMLGRYHEARYAGQDRETAYFTMFHGTTHVILGSGLTIAGAMYCLSFARLPYFQSLGAPCAVGMLVAVLAAVTLGPAVLTIGSLLGLFEPKRRMKTRRWRRVGTAIVRWPGPVLAATCIVAFIGLLALPSYRTTYDLRKFMPANMPSNVGDAAAGRHFQQARLNPEVLLIESDRDMRNPVDMLVLDKVAKAVFHSPGIAQVKSITRPLGTSMKHTSIPFIISMQGVNNAENMQFMKDRLNDMVVQEQAMDLSIEVMHHMYDLMGQVIDNTVDMDHLTHDMSSITDTLRDKLANFEDFFRPVRNYFYWERHCFDIPACWSIRQIFDMFDSVDQLSEKLEYLVKDMDILVTLLPQMREQIPPMISTMTIMRDMLVVWHGTLESFYKQSEINSKDPGAMGRVFDAAQIDDSFYLPQSAFENPDFKRGLKMFLSPDGKAARFIIALDGDPATPAGISRVGPIKQAAAEALKGTPLQGALVALGGTAATFKDIQEAAVYDLLIAGVAAISLIVIIMMIVTRSVIAAAVIVGTVLVSMGSSFGLSVLVWQDLLGVDLYWLVLAMSVILLLAVGSDYNLLLVSRLKEEIGAGLNTGIIRAMAGTGGVVTAAGMVFAVTMSLFVFSDLRIIGQIGTTIGLGLLFDTLIVRSFMTPSIAALLGRWFWWPQRVRPRPASQMLRPHGPRRLVRALLLAPTDRSPRPPAP from the coding sequence ATGACGCGAACAGAAGAGACACCGGACTCCGCCCCGCTCCTGTCCCGAATGATCCGCCGGTTCGCGGTGCTCATCACGCTGCTGTGGCTGGGGCTGACCGCGGTCGTCAACCTTGCGATACCGCAATTGGAAGTGGTTGGAAAGGCCCGTTCGGTCTCGATGAGTCCCGTCGACTCGGACTCGATCCAGACGATCAAGCGCGTGGGTCAGTTGTTTCACGAGTTCGATTCCGATTACGCCGTCACCATTGTGCTGGAGTCCGGCAAACCGCTCGGCGACGATGCTCACCGTTTTTACAAAGCCGTGATCGACAAACTTTCCGCCGACACCCGCCACGTCGCCCACATCCAGGATTTTTGGGGAGACCCGCTGACGGCAGCGGGATCACAGAGTCCGGACGACAAGGCCGCATACGTCGTCGTGTATCTCGTTGGCAGCGGCGAAACAGCCGCATACGATTCGGTGCACGTGGTCCGGCATAGCGTGGAAAGCATTCCACCACCGCGCGGGATCAAGGCATACGTCACCGGTCCGACTGCGTTGAATGCTGATCAAGCGGAAGCCGGCGACCAGAGCATCGCACGGGTCACCCTGATCACCAGCCTGGTGATCGCGGCGATGCTGCTTCTTATTTATCGGTCCGTCGTCACCATGATCTTGGTCCTCATCATGGTCGGCATCAATCTCGGCGCAATTCGGGGAGTCGTCGCCTTTCTGGCCTATCACCACATTTTCGGACTCTCCACCCTGGCGGTCAATCTGCTGACCCTCCTGGCAATCGCGGCCAGCACCGATTACGCGATATTCATGCTCGGCCGCTACCACGAGGCGCGCTACGCGGGACAGGACCGCGAAACGGCGTATTTCACCATGTTCCACGGAACCACACACGTGATTCTGGGCTCGGGCCTGACCATTGCCGGTGCCATGTACTGCCTGAGCTTCGCCCGCCTTCCCTACTTTCAATCGCTCGGCGCCCCCTGTGCCGTGGGCATGCTCGTCGCGGTCCTCGCCGCGGTCACCCTCGGTCCCGCCGTCCTGACCATCGGCAGTCTGCTGGGCCTGTTCGAACCCAAACGCAGGATGAAGACCCGCCGCTGGCGCCGGGTGGGGACCGCGATCGTGCGTTGGCCCGGCCCGGTGCTCGCCGCCACCTGCATCGTCGCGTTCATCGGCCTGCTGGCCCTGCCCAGCTATCGCACCACCTACGACCTCCGCAAGTTCATGCCAGCCAACATGCCGTCCAATGTCGGGGACGCGGCGGCGGGACGCCACTTTCAACAGGCGCGACTGAATCCCGAGGTGTTGTTGATCGAATCCGACCGGGACATGCGCAATCCGGTGGACATGCTGGTGCTCGACAAGGTCGCCAAAGCCGTCTTTCACAGCCCCGGAATCGCCCAGGTGAAATCCATTACCCGGCCCTTGGGGACGTCCATGAAGCACACCTCGATCCCGTTCATCATCAGCATGCAAGGTGTCAACAACGCCGAGAACATGCAGTTCATGAAGGACCGGCTGAACGATATGGTGGTGCAGGAACAGGCGATGGATCTGTCCATCGAAGTGATGCACCACATGTATGACCTCATGGGCCAGGTCATCGACAACACCGTCGATATGGATCACCTCACCCACGATATGTCTAGTATCACGGATACGCTGCGCGACAAATTGGCGAATTTTGAAGATTTCTTTCGGCCGGTTCGCAATTACTTTTATTGGGAACGGCACTGTTTCGATATACCCGCCTGCTGGTCGATCCGACAGATATTCGACATGTTCGACAGTGTCGACCAGCTGAGTGAGAAGCTTGAATATCTGGTCAAGGACATGGATATTCTGGTCACGCTGCTGCCACAAATGCGCGAGCAGATTCCACCCATGATTTCCACGATGACCATCATGCGGGACATGCTGGTGGTCTGGCACGGGACCTTGGAATCGTTCTACAAACAGTCCGAGATCAACAGCAAGGACCCCGGCGCGATGGGCCGGGTCTTCGACGCGGCCCAGATCGACGACTCGTTTTATCTGCCGCAGTCGGCATTTGAGAATCCCGATTTCAAACGGGGCTTGAAGATGTTCCTGTCGCCGGACGGAAAAGCCGCCCGATTCATCATCGCGCTGGACGGTGACCCGGCGACGCCCGCCGGCATTTCCCGCGTCGGGCCGATCAAGCAGGCTGCGGCCGAGGCGTTGAAAGGAACACCTCTGCAGGGTGCACTGGTCGCCCTGGGCGGCACTGCGGCCACATTCAAGGACATTCAGGAGGCAGCCGTCTACGACCTGTTGATCGCCGGGGTGGCCGCGATCAGCCTCATCGTGATCATCATGATGATCGTCACCCGCAGTGTCATCGCCGCCGCGGTCATCGTCGGAACGGTGCTGGTGTCCATGGGTTCCTCGTTCGGCCTGTCCGTGCTTGTCTGGCAGGACCTCCTCGGCGTCGACCTGTACTGGCTGGTCCTGGCGATGTCGGTGATCCTGCTGCTTGCCGTCGGGTCGGACTACAACCTGCTGCTCGTCTCGCGGCTCAAAGAAGAGATCGGCGCCGGTTTGAACACCGGCATCATCCGCGCCATGGCCGGCACCGGCGGGGTGGTGACGGCCGCCGGCATGGTGTTCGCCGTGACCATGTCGCTGTTCGTCTTCAGCGATCTGCGGATCATCGGGCAGATCGGCACCACGATCGGCTTGGGGTTGCTGTTCGACACCCTGATCGTGCGCTCTTTCATGACGCCGTCGATCGCCGCGTTGCTCGGCCGCTGGTTCTGGTGGCCGCAACGGGTGCGCCCGCGGCCGGCCAGCCAGATGCTTCGGCCGCACGGACCCCGGCGCCTGGTGCGGGCGCTGCTGCTGGCACCCACCGACCGGTCACCGCGCCCGCCCGCGCCATGA
- a CDS encoding D-alanyl-D-alanine carboxypeptidase family protein: MPFTRTSLRAASCLAAAVFAISGSGAPANAEPSAEVNPQAANCPYKINTPPAVDSSEVPRAGEPPLPLALPPTPVGGNALSSCGIVAAPDTPPVPGDISAEAWLVADLDSGAVIAARDPHGRHRPASIIKVLVAMASINAFSQNKAVPGTDDDAAAEGTKVGVDAGGTYTINQLLHGLLMHSGNDAAHALAMQLGGMQQALEKLNVLATKLGGRDTRVATPSGLDGPGMSTSAYDIGLFYRYAWRNPVFADIVATRTFDFPGHGDHPGYELENDNQLLYHYPGAMGGKTGYTDDAGQTFVGAANRNGRRLMAVLLHGTRQPIAPWEQAAHLLDYGFSTAQGTQVGSLIEPDPSLVTKESPASRAPDSNQAAGLMSSADSLPIRVGVAVIGTVIVFGLILVARSMNGRAQH; the protein is encoded by the coding sequence ATGCCCTTCACACGGACCTCTTTACGCGCAGCGTCGTGCCTGGCCGCAGCGGTTTTCGCGATCAGCGGGTCAGGCGCGCCGGCCAACGCCGAGCCCAGCGCCGAAGTGAATCCACAGGCCGCCAACTGCCCCTACAAGATCAACACCCCACCGGCGGTCGACTCCTCCGAGGTACCCCGCGCCGGCGAACCGCCACTGCCGCTGGCCCTGCCGCCGACTCCGGTAGGCGGCAATGCGCTGAGCAGTTGCGGCATCGTGGCCGCGCCCGACACTCCCCCGGTGCCCGGCGACATCTCCGCCGAGGCGTGGCTGGTCGCGGACCTCGACAGCGGCGCCGTCATCGCCGCCCGTGATCCGCACGGCCGGCACCGCCCCGCCAGCATCATCAAGGTCCTGGTCGCAATGGCGTCCATCAACGCGTTCAGCCAGAACAAGGCCGTCCCGGGAACCGACGACGACGCGGCCGCCGAGGGCACCAAGGTCGGCGTGGACGCCGGCGGCACCTACACCATCAACCAGTTGCTGCACGGCCTGCTGATGCACTCCGGCAACGACGCCGCCCACGCGCTGGCCATGCAACTCGGAGGCATGCAGCAGGCACTGGAGAAGCTCAACGTGCTGGCCACCAAGCTGGGCGGCCGGGACACCCGGGTCGCCACGCCGTCCGGGCTGGACGGCCCCGGCATGAGCACCTCGGCCTACGACATCGGGCTGTTCTACCGGTACGCCTGGCGCAACCCCGTCTTCGCCGACATCGTTGCGACCCGCACCTTCGACTTCCCCGGCCACGGCGACCATCCCGGCTACGAACTGGAGAACGACAACCAGTTGCTCTACCACTACCCGGGAGCGATGGGCGGCAAGACGGGCTACACCGACGACGCCGGTCAGACCTTCGTGGGCGCGGCCAATCGCAACGGCCGGCGCCTGATGGCGGTGCTGTTACACGGCACCCGCCAGCCGATCGCTCCGTGGGAGCAGGCCGCACACCTGCTCGATTATGGGTTCAGCACCGCTCAGGGCACCCAGGTGGGCTCGCTGATCGAGCCCGACCCTTCGCTGGTGACCAAGGAGAGTCCGGCCAGTCGGGCACCCGACAGCAACCAGGCCGCAGGTCTGATGTCCTCGGCGGACTCGCTGCCGATACGCGTCGGCGTAGCCGTCATCGGCACCGTGATCGTGTTCGGATTGATCCTGGTGGCGCGCTCGATGAACGGCCGCGCACAGCACTGA
- the yhjD gene encoding inner membrane protein YhjD, with translation MTELTDKPGRLERLRRRHPWLDHMLRAYQRFAAQKGTFFAAGLTYYTIFALFPLLMVSFAAAGYVLASRPELLKTIDGRIRSAVAGELGQQLVDLINSAIDARASVGVIGLATAAWAGLGWMWHLREALSEMWEQHVEPDGYVRTKLSDLGAMVGTFLVIMATVLLSALGQKRPMAAVLRWLHIPDYSVFDEIFRGVSVLVSVLVTWLLFTWMIARLPRESVRFTTSVRAGLMAALGFEVFKQVGSIYLQTVVRSPAGAAFGPVLGLMVFAFVTWSLVLFATAWAATSAPEDPKDKHVDPPPPAVISPRILVEEGLRPRQTVAAMAAGAVGALTLSRLFRRRR, from the coding sequence ATGACCGAGTTGACGGACAAGCCGGGCCGCCTGGAGAGGCTGCGCCGCCGCCATCCCTGGCTCGACCACATGCTGCGCGCTTACCAGCGTTTCGCGGCACAGAAGGGCACGTTCTTCGCAGCCGGCCTGACGTACTACACGATATTCGCGTTGTTCCCCTTGCTGATGGTGAGTTTCGCGGCCGCCGGATACGTTCTGGCCAGTCGTCCGGAGTTACTGAAGACGATCGACGGCCGTATCCGGTCCGCGGTCGCGGGCGAGCTCGGACAGCAGCTGGTTGACCTGATCAATTCGGCGATCGATGCGCGCGCATCGGTCGGCGTGATCGGGCTGGCCACGGCGGCCTGGGCCGGCCTGGGCTGGATGTGGCACCTGCGCGAAGCGCTGAGCGAAATGTGGGAACAGCACGTCGAACCGGACGGCTACGTGCGTACCAAGCTCTCCGATCTGGGTGCCATGGTGGGGACCTTCTTGGTCATCATGGCCACCGTCCTGCTGAGCGCGCTGGGACAGAAGCGACCGATGGCGGCGGTCCTGCGATGGCTTCACATACCGGATTATTCGGTGTTCGACGAGATCTTCCGGGGTGTCTCAGTCCTGGTCTCGGTGCTGGTGACCTGGCTGTTGTTCACCTGGATGATCGCCCGGCTACCGCGGGAGTCGGTGCGTTTCACGACTTCGGTACGGGCTGGGCTGATGGCGGCGCTGGGTTTCGAGGTCTTCAAGCAGGTGGGTTCGATCTACCTGCAGACGGTGGTCCGCAGCCCGGCAGGCGCGGCGTTCGGGCCGGTGCTGGGATTGATGGTCTTCGCTTTCGTGACCTGGTCGCTGGTGCTGTTCGCCACCGCGTGGGCGGCAACGTCGGCGCCGGAGGATCCGAAGGACAAGCATGTCGACCCGCCGCCGCCGGCGGTCATCAGTCCGCGGATCCTGGTGGAAGAAGGGCTGCGGCCACGCCAGACCGTGGCCGCTATGGCGGCGGGAGCTGTTGGGGCGCTGACACTTTCGCGTTTGTTCAGACGCCGTCGCTAA